The region ACCAGCCCGTGCTCCTCGCCGTCCTGTGGGCGCTCGGCGTGCTCGCTCCGCCGGGGGTGGCGGGGCGGTGAGGCGCCGCGCTCTGGCCCCCGCGCTGGTGCTCGTCCTGCTCCTCTTCGCCGCCTGCGGCGGGGTCCGGGGCGGCGCCGGGCCGCCGCCGTCCGGGGCGCTCTCGGTGAGCTTCATAGACGTGGGGCAGGGGGACTCCGTGCTCGTGCAGGCCGGCGGGGAGGACTACCTGGTGGACGCCGGAAACCCCGAGGAGGGGCCGGTCGTGGTGGATTTCCTGCGGGAGCGGGGCGTGGACGACCTGGAGGGGCTCGTCTCCACCAGCGGGGACGCCGACCACGCCGGGGGGCTCGCCGACGTGCTCGAGGCCTTCCCGGTCGAGAGGATCTACCTCTCCGGCTACCCCAAGGACACCCTCACCTACGCGGGCTTTCTGCGGGCCGTCCGGGCCGAGGAGGGGGCCGACGTCGAGCGGGTGCGGGCGGGGTACAGGACGGAGTGGGGCGGGGTGAGGGTAGACGTGCTCAACCCGCCGCCCGGCGGCTACTTCTCCGGCTCCAACGACAACTCCGTGGCGGTGCTGCTGACCTACGGGAGGGCCCGCGTCCTGCTCGCGGGGGACGCCGAGCGGCGGGCCGAGGAGTACATGGCGGGCGGGCCCCACACCGGCCCGCTCACCGTCCTCAAGGTAAACCACCACGGGTCCGAGACCTCCTCCGGCCCGCTCTTTCTCAGCCGCTTCAGGCCGAAGGTCGCCGTGATACAGTGCGGGCGGGACAACCCCTACGGGCACCCGGACCCGGAGGTGCTGGAGCGCCTGCGCCGGGTCGGGGCCAGGGTCTTCAGGACCGACCTGCACGGGGACGTGATCGTCACCATCCGCCGCGACCTCGTGGAGGTGGCGGTCGAGAGGCCGGCGCGGGCCGGGGCCTGAAAATACCCGTGGCCGGCCGGCGCGGGGTGTTGGATACTTAGTCCCGAGAGGGCGGAGAGACGAGGAGAAAGGAAAGGCCATGGTCAGCTTCAACCGGGTGATACTCGCGGGCAACCTCACGCGGGACCCCGAGCTCAGGTTCACCAGCGACGGGGTGCCGGTGTGCTCCTTCGGCATAGCGGTAAACCGGGTGCGCTCCAGGAACGAGGAGGTGGACTTCTTCGACGTCTCGGCCTGGCGCGAGCTCGGCGAGACCATCGCCAAC is a window of Rubrobacter xylanophilus DSM 9941 DNA encoding:
- a CDS encoding ComEC/Rec2 family competence protein, with amino-acid sequence MRRRALAPALVLVLLLFAACGGVRGGAGPPPSGALSVSFIDVGQGDSVLVQAGGEDYLVDAGNPEEGPVVVDFLRERGVDDLEGLVSTSGDADHAGGLADVLEAFPVERIYLSGYPKDTLTYAGFLRAVRAEEGADVERVRAGYRTEWGGVRVDVLNPPPGGYFSGSNDNSVAVLLTYGRARVLLAGDAERRAEEYMAGGPHTGPLTVLKVNHHGSETSSGPLFLSRFRPKVAVIQCGRDNPYGHPDPEVLERLRRVGARVFRTDLHGDVIVTIRRDLVEVAVERPARAGA